The following are encoded in a window of Platichthys flesus chromosome 11, fPlaFle2.1, whole genome shotgun sequence genomic DNA:
- the ankrd28b gene encoding serine/threonine-protein phosphatase 6 regulatory ankyrin repeat subunit A: MVVLKIRDQPALLKAIFNVDPDEVRSLIFKKEDVNAQDNEKRTPLHAAAYLGDAEIIELLILSGARVNAKDNKWLTPLHRAVASCSEEAVQVLLKHSADVNARDKNWQTPLHIAAANKAVRCAEALVPLLSNVNVSDRAGRTALHHAAFSGHLEMVRLLLSRGANINAFDKKDRRAIHWAAYMGHIEVVKLLASHGAEVACKDKKSYTPLHAAASSGMISVVKYLLDLGVDINEPNAYGNTPLHVACYNGQDVVVNELIESGANVNQVNEKGFAPLHFTAASRHGALCLELLVCNGADVNIKSKDGKTPLHMTAIHGRFSRSQAIIENGAEIDCEDKNGNTPLHIAARYGHELLINTLITNRADTARRGVHGMFPLHLAALSGFSDCCRKLLSSGFDIDTPDDFGRTCLHAAAAGGNLECLNLLLNTGADFNRKDSFGRTPLHYAAANCNYQCLFALVGSGASVNDLDERGCTPLHYAAASDTDGKCLEYLLRNDANPGIRDNQGYNAVHYASAYGHRLCLELIASETPLDVLMETSGTDILNESDVRAPVSPLHLAAYHGHHQAMEVLVQSLLDLDVRNIQGRTPLDLAAFKGHVECVDVLINQGASILVKDFTLKRTPIHAAATNGHSECLRLLIGNSDLQSAVDIQDGNGQTPLMLSVLSGHTDCVYSLLNKGASVEAKDKWGRTALHRGAVTGHEECVEALLQHSANFLVRDCKGRTPVHLAAACGHTGVLGGLLHAAQTVETLPVLTDNHGYTPLHWACYNGHDTCVEVLLEQEVFHKADGNSFSPLHCSVIHDNEGAAEMLIDTLGPAIVNAKDSKNRTPLHAAAFTDHVECLQLLLSHNAQVNSIDTTGKTSLMMAAENGQTNAVELLVSSAKADLTLQDAVKNTALHLACSKGHETSALLILEKISDRNLINATNAALQTPLHVAARNGLTVVVQELLAKGASVLAVDENGYTPALACAPNKDVADCLALILATMMPVSPCAPAPTLPFSAINHYTTSPSKSVTFDSLPVLRGEHSSYCSFNNVSHHEGFYKDEELNDSDSETY; this comes from the exons ATGGTGGTTCTCAAAATTCGAGACCAG CCTGCTTTGCTGAAAGCTATTTTCAATGTGGACCCAGATGAAGTACGCTCACTCATATTCAAAAAAGAGGATGTGAATGCACAG GACAATGAGAAGCGAACTCCACTGCATGCTGCTGCCTATCTCGGAGATGCAGAAATTATAGAGCTGCTGATTCTTTCAG GTGCCAGAGTAAATGCCAAAGATAACAAGTGGCTCACTCCTCTGCATCGGGCTGTGGCCTCCTGCAGTGAG GAGGCTGTCCAGGTTTTGCTGAAACACTCGGCCGACGTAAACGCCAGAGACAAGAACTGGCAGACGCCGCTTCACATCGCCGCGGCCAATAAGGCTGTACGCTGCGCCGAGGCCCTCGTCCCGCTGCTCAGCAATGTGAATGTGTCGGACAGAGCAGGCCGGACTGCGCTGCACCATGCAGCCTTCAGCGGCCATCTGGAG ATGGTGAGGCTGTTGCTCTCCAGAGGAGCAAACATCAATGCCTTTGACAAGAAGGATCGGCGGGCAATCCACTGGGCAGCCTACATGG ggcACATAGAAGTGGTGAAGCTGCTGGCATCTCACGGAGCCGAGGTGGCCTGCAAAGATAAGAAATCGTACACCCCCCTACATGCTGCAGCCTCCAGTGGAATGATTAGTGTTGTCAAATACCTCCTGGACTTGGGGGTGGAT ATCAATGAGCCCAATGCATACGGCAACACGCCGCTCCACGTGGCCTGCTACAACGGGCAGGATGTGGTGGTGAACGAGCTCATTGAAAGTGGAGCCAACGTCAACCAGGTGAACGAGAAGGGCTTTGCACCTCTGCATTTCACCGCCGCCTCGCGCCACGGGGCACTTTGTCTTGAACTGCTCGTCTGCAACGGGGCTGACGTCAACATCAAG AGTAAAGACGGCAAGACTCCCCTCCACATGACAGCCATCCACGGGAGGTTTTCTAGATCCCAAGCAATCATTGAGAATG GTGCTGAGATTGACTGTGAAGATAAAAACGGAAACACACCACTGCACATTGCAGCCCGCTACGGACACGAGCTCCTCATAAACACCCTCATCACCAACAGAGCTGACACGGCTAG ACGAGGGGTTCACGGTATGTTCCCACTGCATTTGGCTGCTCTCAGTGGATTCTCTGACTGCTGCCGAAAGCTCCTGTCTTCAG GCTTTGATATTGATACTCCCGATGACTTTGGAAGGACCTGTTTacatgctgcagctgctggagg AAACTTGGAATGTCTCAATCTCCTCCTCAACACGGGTGCAGACTTTAATAGGAAGGACAGCTTCGGCAG GACCCCGCTGCACTACGCCGCTGCCAACTGTAACTACCAGTGCCTGTTTGCACTGGTGGGCTCAGGGGCCAGCGTCAATGACCTCGACGAACGTGGCTGCACTCCCCTCCACTACGCCGCCGCCTCGGACACAGATGGAAA GTGCCTGGAGTACTTACTGCGGAATGATGCAAATCCAGGGATCCGGGACAATCAGGGCTACAACGCTGTGCACTACGCCTCGGCGTACGGACATCGCCTCTGTCTGGAGCTG ATTGCAAGTGAAACACCTCTAGATGTG CTAATGGAAACCTCAGGGACAGACATCCTGAATGAATCTGATGTCAGAGCTCCTGTCAGCCCCTTGCACCTTGCT GCGTACCATGGTCACCACCAAGCTATGGAGGTGTTGGTGCAGTCTCTGCTGGATCTTGATGTAAGAAACATCCAGGGACGTACACCCTTAGACCTGGCTGCTTTCAAGGGTCACGTCGAGTGTGTGGATGTTCTAATCAATCAAGGAGCCTCCATCCTCGTCAAAGACTTCACCCTGAAGCGAACCCCCATCCATGCTGCAG CTACCAACGGTCATTCAGAATGTTTGCGTTTGCTGATTGGAAATTCTGATCTTCAAAGTGCAGTAGATATTCAAGATGGGAACGGACA AACACCTCTGATGCTGTCGGTCCTGAGTGGACACACAGATTGTGTTTATTCTCTGTTGAATAAGGGAGCGAGTGTAGAAGCCAAAGACAAGTGGGGGCGGACGGCCCTGCATAGAGGA GCCGTGACCGGTCACGAGGAATGTGTGGAGGCCTTGCTTCAGCACAGCGCCAACTTCCTGGTGCGAGACTGCAAAGGGCGCACACCGGTCCACCTGGCAGCAGCCTGTGGACACACTGGGGTACTAGGAGGACTGCTGCATGCTGCCCAAACAGTGGAAACTCTCCCCGTCTTAACAGACAACCATGGCTACACCCCACTGCACTGGGCCTGCTACAATG gTCACGATACATGTGTGGAGGTTTTGTTGGAGCAAGAAGTTTTTCACAAGGCCGACGGGAATTCTTTCAGCCCCCTCCACTGTTCTGT GATCCACGATAACGAAGGTGCAGCTGAGATGCTGATAGACACTCTGGGCCCTGCCATTGTCAATGCCAAAGACAGTAAAAACAG AACACCCCTGCATGCAGCAGCCTTCACTGACCATGTGGAgtgtctccagctgctgctgagccaCAACGCTCAGGTCAACAGTATCGACACCACAGGGAAGACGTCACTCATGATGGCTGCTGAGAATGGCCAGACCAATGCTGTCG AACTTCTGGTAAGCAGTGCGAAAGCAGATCTCACTCTGCAGGATGCTGTGAAGAACACTGCACTTCACCTGGCCTGCAGTAAG GGACATGAAACCAGTGCCTTGTTGATATTGGAAAAGATTTCAGACAGAAACCTCATAAATGCCACTAATGCCGCCTTACAGAC GCCTCTACATGTGGCTGCAAGAAACGGTCTGACTGTGGTGGTGCAAGAGCTGCTTGCAAAAGGAGCCAGTGTACTTGCAGTGGATGAAAACG GTTACACACCCGCCTTGGCTTGTGCCCCCAACAAAGATGTTGCAGACTGCCTCGCCCTCATCCTGGCCACCATGATGCCTGTGTCCCCCTGCGCCCCGGCACCCACCCTCCCTTTCAGTGCCATTAACCACTACACCACCAGCCCCTCCAAGAGCGTCACCTTCGACAGTCTGCCCGTGCTGCGCGGCGAGCACAGCTCCTACTGCAGCTTCAACAACGTCAGCCATCACGAGGGCTTCTACAAGGACGAGGAGCTCAACGACTCGGATTCAGAGACGTACtga